The Pelobacter seleniigenes DSM 18267 genomic sequence GACGAAGGCACCGAGGACCTGAGCGAACAGATACATGGGAACCTGCGCCCAAGGAAACTTCCCGGCCACCGCCATGGCCACGGTCACCGCCGGGTTAATATGCCCGGGGCTGCCCAGGGCTACGGCCAGGAACACCCCGACCATGACGGCAAACGCCCAGCCGGAGGTAATCACCATCCAGCCCGCATTCTCGGCTTTGGAATTCTTCAGCAGAACCCCGCCGACCACTCCATCGCCAAGGATAACCAACATCATTGTTCCCAAAAATTCGCCTAGAAACCCATCCATAGCAGACCTCCCGTATGTTGGTGACACGCAGTTGGCAGGGCCTAACGGAATAATCGGTAAGCCAGGATCCCGCCCTCCTCCACGTGCACAGGTATCTACTAGCGGTACGGCGAAAAGGTTCTTTTTGCAAAAAAAAATCTTATTTTGTTTCACAAAAGAACAAAAAAAGCGCTAACGTTTCAAATCGAAACATTAGCGCTTGCGAAACTGCTCCAGTTCCAGGTTCATGTCTTTCAGACGCCGCCATAGGGTGGTCCTGCTGATTCCCAGCATATCGGCCATAGCTCCGGCGCGTCCCCCGGTCACCCAGGCTGCGCGCTTGATAGCTTCGCGCTGGGCTTGCACGGCAGAGAGGACCTGGTGGGCTGAGGTGGGGAGTTCGAAGACCCGCCCGGAACAAATAGCGTCCGGTAGGTCCTCGGGCCGAATCAGGCCATGGGAGCACTGTCCGGCGGCCTGTTCCATGGCATTCTCCAGTTCACGGGAATTGCCCGGCCAATGGTAGCGTTCCAGAACTTTTAAAGCCTCCTCGTCAATACTCAATTGCCGCTGCCGACTCTCCGCGAGCCGGGCAACACAACGCTGGGCCGAATAACGGATATCTTCCGGGCGCTCCCGCAAGGCCGGCACCACAATACTGAAAATGAAAAAAGCGTAGTAGAGGCGCCGGTTGAAGGAGCCATCCGCAACCTTTTTCTCCAGATCGCTCGAGGTCAGCGCAATGATCCGCACATCGACCGGAATCGGCTGATGGCTTTGCAGCCGCATCACGGTGCCGCTTTCGATCAGGTGAACCAGTGCTGACTGCATCTCCATCGAAAGGGTTTCCACCCGATCCAGCAACAGCGTACCACCGTCGGCCAGCTCGAATTTACTGGGCCGGCCCGGCAGCCCCTTGCCGCTGCCGACACCGAGGAATTCCGTTGCCATCAGCCCCACCGGAATGGCATTGCAGTTGATAGCCAGAAAGGGCTTCCCGGCCCTGGGCCCCTCGTTATGAATGGCCTGGGCCAGCTGGATCCGCCCGGTGCCATCATCGCCGCGGATCAGCACGGGAGCGCTGCTATGGGCCGCGGAGCGAGCCTGCTTCACGACCCGCATCATCGCCGGGGAATTGACCGACAAATCCTCAAAACGAAGCCGGGCCTGGGTTCCGGCCTGACGATTGACCAGCCGCCGGACGTCGGCAATATCCCTCAGCACCAACAGGAACCCCATGCCCCGGGAACTGTCGGCCCGGTACGGCAGCAGGCTGGCAAGAGCGGAAACATGCTGCTCTCCCACACCGAAGGTGGTCTCCACATCCTTGATGGCGCGCCCCTGCTCCCAGGCCTCTTTCAGCACCTCGGGCAAGCGGAGAATGGAGCCGATCCATTCTCCCTGCACCGAAGGGATGGCCAGCTGCAGCATATCCGCGGCAGTGGTATTGATATGGGTCACAATCCCGGATCCGTCCCAGACCAGGATACCGTCGGCGATGGAACTTAAAACGGCATTCATCTCGATCAGCCGGGAATTGGCTTCGCGCAGGCAATACTGGACCTGCATGCTGTTCTCTATGGCCCGGGAGACGGTCATGGTCATGGATAAGGCGTGGGGGGTGGCATCCTGAACCGGGGTCATCAGGGCGACAACCGCGATGATCCGTCCGCCGACATCATGGACCGGTGCGGCCGTGGTGGCCAGGCTGTGCATGCTGCTGAAAAAATGCTCGGCGCCGATCACCTGGGTCGGTGCGGCACTCTCCAGGCAGAGTGCGATCGCGTTGGTTCCGGCCACCGCCTCATCCCAGCAACTGCCGACCTTCCCGCCCAGCTGCGCGACATGGGCAAGCATGTCATGGTTGCCGATCACGTGGAGAAAATGGGCATCGCTGAAGGAAAGTGCCAGCACGCTTTTAGTCCCTTCCAGGTACTGGTGGCAATCTTCGAGGTGGGACAGGGCATCATTGAGCAAAAACTCTTTGTCAGGGGGGGGAATATTGATGGCCGCTGCGGAAGAGCTATGGTTTGCCGGACCGGATTCCGCAACCCGCCGCCCCAGGCAGCGCTGCCAGGAACGCAGCACAGCCGGATCGACACCGGAACATTGGGCCACGCTGCCCCCTTCACGCACCACGAGCTTCCAGCTCTCATACAGGTGATTGAGGTCGAAAGGATATCCGTTTGGCAGCATCTAACCACCCCCAGGTGTAGAGAAGAGAGGAACGGATCCGGGCTTTTTCAAATCAAGTCGGGCGTTTCCGGACAAAATCTCATGACATCTTCAGTTTACTCTTGAAGACATTTTTTTCATGCTTTCCGGAGCAAAAAACCACATGACCAGCGCAAAGCAGGATGCGACACCGCCCAGCACCACGGAACTCACCCCGAGGCCGACCAGCCCCATCAACCCGGTTACAAAGAGCGGGCCGCCGGTAAAACCGAGATCACAAACAAATCGCCAAACCCCCAGGAATTGCCCCCGGCATTCGGGCGGAGCCAGATCGGAACCAATGGACATGATCACCCCGGTGGCCAGGCCGTTGCCGAAAGCCATCAGCAATGTCCCGGCGATATAACCGGGGAGCGTGGGGAACAGAGCCAGGATCAGCAGGCTGGCCGCCATGAAGAAGGTCCCCGGAATCAGTGTGAACTTACGCCCCCATTTGTCCATGATATGGCCGGCCGGTAAAAACATGACGAATTCGAGGATGGTCGTTAACGAGGCGAAAAAACCAATCTGGGCCGCGGTCAACGCCAGGGCGCTACCGAACAGAGTGACCAGCAAAG encodes the following:
- the dhaR gene encoding dihydroxyacetone kinase operon transcriptional regulator DhaR, with amino-acid sequence MLPNGYPFDLNHLYESWKLVVREGGSVAQCSGVDPAVLRSWQRCLGRRVAESGPANHSSSAAAINIPPPDKEFLLNDALSHLEDCHQYLEGTKSVLALSFSDAHFLHVIGNHDMLAHVAQLGGKVGSCWDEAVAGTNAIALCLESAAPTQVIGAEHFFSSMHSLATTAAPVHDVGGRIIAVVALMTPVQDATPHALSMTMTVSRAIENSMQVQYCLREANSRLIEMNAVLSSIADGILVWDGSGIVTHINTTAADMLQLAIPSVQGEWIGSILRLPEVLKEAWEQGRAIKDVETTFGVGEQHVSALASLLPYRADSSRGMGFLLVLRDIADVRRLVNRQAGTQARLRFEDLSVNSPAMMRVVKQARSAAHSSAPVLIRGDDGTGRIQLAQAIHNEGPRAGKPFLAINCNAIPVGLMATEFLGVGSGKGLPGRPSKFELADGGTLLLDRVETLSMEMQSALVHLIESGTVMRLQSHQPIPVDVRIIALTSSDLEKKVADGSFNRRLYYAFFIFSIVVPALRERPEDIRYSAQRCVARLAESRQRQLSIDEEALKVLERYHWPGNSRELENAMEQAAGQCSHGLIRPEDLPDAICSGRVFELPTSAHQVLSAVQAQREAIKRAAWVTGGRAGAMADMLGISRTTLWRRLKDMNLELEQFRKR